One genomic region from Candidatus Tisiphia endosymbiont of Dioctria linearis encodes:
- the htpG gene encoding molecular chaperone HtpG translates to MTQEKKKFDAEVGKILNLMIHSLYTNKEIFMRELISNASDACDKLRYLAQSDAKLIADDPTFKITVRIDKDKKQIVIRDNGIGMNREDLIDNLGTIAKSGTGNFLNNMSGDAKKDSMLIGQFGVGFYSAFMVADNITVTSRKAGEEKAYVWQSDGLGEYIVDDFDHDFTRGTEVVIHVKPEEDSYIDHFRLKHIVKSYSDHIAIPIYFIDESTNNEIQLNSASALWTRPKSDLTFEQYKEFYKALSYSMDDPWLTIHNKNEGTVEFTNLLFIPSTKTFDLFHPDRKRRVKLYIKRVFISDENVDLIPSYLRFLRGVVDSEDLPLNISRESLQHNSTLEKIKSAITKRVLGELKKKKDESIEEYSNFWSNFGAALKEGLCEATSDHDKLLETCIFKSSLLSKMISLDDYISNFKEGQNTIYYLSGDDSAKLLSSPQIEGFLSKNIDVLLFTDTVDDFWVNVNSSYKGYAIKSVTRSDIDLEKSEQKTEETKEDKDEYTKLTEYFKEILGKLVKDVRISKKLTLSPACLVVGDGAMDIRMERFLIEQKQLMASSAKILELNPKHKIIEKINAGIISNSKDYANEELVKLMYDQACILEGEPVNDTGEFAKRLNDIVQKAIL, encoded by the coding sequence ATGACCCAAGAAAAAAAGAAGTTTGACGCTGAAGTTGGTAAGATTTTGAACTTAATGATCCATTCTCTTTATACTAATAAAGAGATTTTTATGCGTGAGTTAATATCGAATGCTTCTGATGCTTGTGATAAATTAAGGTATTTAGCACAAAGTGATGCCAAACTTATTGCAGATGATCCTACCTTTAAAATTACTGTGAGAATTGATAAAGATAAAAAGCAGATTGTTATTAGAGATAATGGTATTGGTATGAACCGAGAAGATTTGATCGATAATCTAGGAACTATTGCAAAATCTGGTACAGGAAATTTCTTAAACAACATGTCTGGAGATGCTAAAAAAGACAGTATGTTGATAGGGCAATTTGGCGTTGGGTTTTATTCAGCTTTTATGGTTGCTGATAATATTACTGTTACCTCAAGAAAAGCAGGAGAAGAGAAAGCTTATGTTTGGCAGTCAGATGGTCTTGGAGAATATATTGTAGATGATTTTGATCATGATTTCACTAGGGGAACTGAGGTGGTTATTCACGTTAAGCCAGAAGAAGACAGTTATATTGATCATTTTAGATTGAAGCATATAGTTAAAAGTTATTCTGATCATATAGCCATACCTATATATTTTATTGATGAATCAACTAATAATGAAATACAACTTAACTCAGCTTCAGCATTATGGACAAGACCTAAATCTGATTTGACTTTTGAACAATATAAAGAATTTTATAAAGCTTTGTCTTATTCGATGGATGATCCTTGGTTAACTATTCATAATAAAAATGAAGGTACGGTTGAATTTACTAATTTGTTATTTATTCCATCAACTAAGACTTTCGATTTATTTCACCCTGATCGTAAGAGGAGAGTGAAATTATACATCAAGAGAGTTTTTATTTCTGATGAGAATGTAGATTTAATACCTTCTTACCTAAGATTCCTAAGAGGGGTAGTAGATTCAGAGGATTTACCTCTTAATATTAGTCGTGAATCTTTGCAGCATAATAGTACTTTAGAGAAGATTAAGTCAGCAATAACCAAAAGAGTTTTAGGTGAACTCAAAAAGAAAAAAGATGAGTCTATAGAGGAATATAGCAACTTTTGGAGCAATTTTGGTGCTGCTTTAAAAGAAGGATTGTGTGAGGCAACTAGTGATCATGATAAATTGCTTGAGACCTGTATATTTAAAAGTAGTCTTTTAAGTAAAATGATTAGCCTTGACGATTATATTAGTAACTTTAAAGAAGGACAGAATACTATATATTATCTTAGCGGCGATGATTCAGCAAAATTACTTTCTAGCCCTCAAATAGAAGGATTCTTAAGTAAAAATATAGATGTACTTCTGTTTACTGATACGGTTGATGATTTTTGGGTTAATGTTAATAGTAGCTATAAGGGTTATGCAATTAAATCAGTTACTAGGAGTGATATTGATTTAGAAAAATCTGAGCAAAAAACTGAAGAAACAAAAGAAGACAAGGATGAGTACACTAAATTAACAGAATATTTTAAAGAAATATTAGGTAAATTAGTAAAAGATGTAAGGATTTCTAAAAAACTTACTCTAAGCCCTGCTTGTCTGGTAGTTGGTGATGGAGCGATGGATATTCGTATGGAAAGATTCTTAATTGAGCAAAAACAGTTAATGGCATCATCGGCTAAAATACTTGAGTTAAATCCTAAGCATAAAATTATTGAGAAAATTAACGCTGGTATAATCTCAAATAGTAAAGACTATGCTAACGAGGAGTTGGTAAAATTAATGTATGATCAAGCATGTATTCTAGAAGGTGAGCCAGTCAATGATACTGGTGAATTTGCCAAAAGACTCAATGATATTGTACAAAAAGCTATCTTATAA
- a CDS encoding DUF167 family protein — MTPFFNYNPDNKVAVLALKVKANAKADKIGEFMIINDKHYLKLFIKSVPEDGKANHSIINFLSKKWKINKNNFEIILGCTNSLKLLAIKNIELDYLNLHLKHYINNIK, encoded by the coding sequence ATGACCCCATTTTTTAACTATAACCCAGATAATAAGGTAGCCGTTCTTGCTCTTAAGGTTAAAGCTAATGCAAAGGCAGATAAGATAGGCGAGTTTATGATAATTAATGATAAACATTATCTAAAATTATTTATAAAGTCAGTTCCAGAGGATGGTAAGGCTAACCATTCTATTATCAATTTTCTATCTAAAAAATGGAAAATTAATAAAAATAATTTTGAGATAATATTAGGTTGTACTAATAGCTTAAAATTATTAGCAATAAAAAATATTGAATTAGACTATTTAAATTTGCATTTAAAACACTATATTAATAACATTAAATAG
- a CDS encoding AbrB/MazE/SpoVT family DNA-binding domain-containing protein → MYINTFTISSKGQIVLPKKVRDILKSNIVTLEVNDNNQLILSPVCDLGGALSIYRKDSEPSFDEIRQQAWLDNTYSKEANKVVK, encoded by the coding sequence ATGTATATTAATACGTTTACTATTAGTTCTAAGGGGCAGATTGTCTTACCAAAGAAAGTTAGAGATATTTTAAAATCTAACATTGTTACCTTAGAGGTTAATGATAATAATCAATTAATATTATCCCCTGTCTGTGACCTTGGGGGAGCTCTTTCTATTTATCGTAAAGATTCAGAACCTTCATTTGATGAAATCAGACAACAAGCATGGCTTGATAATACCTATTCTAAAGAAGCTAATAAGGTAGTGAAGTGA
- a CDS encoding PIN domain-containing protein produces MKYICDSNFILRYLIADNPEMFSKTKEIFEQAKTGHITLIIEQTVFTEVIFVLSSFYKVPRDKITLTLSEMLTYKGIQSDKNYFLLALDYYLKYNLHIVDCILLAKAVTTDLPILSFDQKLLNLANKQLKKE; encoded by the coding sequence GTGAAATATATTTGTGATAGCAACTTTATCCTTCGTTATCTTATTGCCGATAATCCAGAAATGTTTAGTAAAACCAAAGAAATATTTGAACAAGCTAAAACCGGTCATATTACTCTTATAATTGAACAAACAGTATTTACGGAGGTAATATTTGTCTTATCTTCTTTCTATAAAGTTCCCAGGGATAAAATAACTTTGACCTTATCTGAGATGCTAACTTATAAAGGAATTCAAAGTGATAAGAACTATTTTTTATTAGCTTTAGATTATTATTTAAAATATAATTTGCATATAGTTGATTGTATTCTTCTAGCTAAAGCAGTTACTACAGATTTACCCATTCTTTCTTTTGATCAAAAATTACTCAATTTAGCAAATAAACAACTAAAAAAAGAATAA
- the hpf gene encoding ribosome hibernation-promoting factor, HPF/YfiA family: MQISVSGQHISIGNSLQDYVKSRTTQVAEKYFSTIVSANVHFSKQGFQLVCDIVMNDGTGRHIVLKGNAASDDIYSAFDTTLSRLEKQLRKYKSKLKDRHDRIKISEAAPKAVKYTITPHEHEDEDNVPASDNPVIIAEKSVEILTLSVSEAVMKMDLENLPALMFQNSNTNRINIVYYRRDGNISWIDSK; the protein is encoded by the coding sequence ATGCAAATATCAGTATCAGGTCAACATATTTCTATTGGCAATTCTTTGCAAGACTATGTAAAAAGTCGTACTACGCAAGTAGCAGAAAAGTATTTTTCTACTATAGTGAGTGCAAACGTGCATTTCTCTAAACAAGGATTCCAACTGGTTTGTGACATTGTAATGAATGATGGCACAGGCAGGCATATTGTATTGAAAGGTAATGCTGCTTCAGATGACATATATTCAGCATTTGACACCACTCTTTCTCGCCTTGAAAAACAGCTTAGAAAGTACAAATCTAAACTCAAGGATCGTCATGATAGAATTAAAATATCCGAGGCAGCACCTAAAGCAGTCAAATATACTATAACGCCTCATGAACATGAAGACGAAGATAATGTACCAGCCTCTGATAATCCTGTAATTATCGCAGAAAAATCTGTAGAAATATTAACTTTATCAGTAAGTGAGGCCGTTATGAAAATGGATCTTGAAAACCTTCCTGCTTTAATGTTTCAAAATAGTAATACTAATCGTATTAATATAGTTTATTACCGTCGAGATGGCAATATATCTTGGATAGATTCAAAATAG
- a CDS encoding septation protein A, producing MLNFLSEIAPLIAFFIGYFYGGSMQSATLYILITSIICVSLCYFIEGKVSRSLLISSGVLLVSASIVLISGNSMYIKIKPTILYLIFGGTFFISAVRNKAFMKYMFNHFIQLEDKNWNILSYRTAAFLLFMAVLNEIIWRNFAESTWVIFKIFGAIPMMFVFLLLQIPFILKNKLPDSTDDT from the coding sequence ATGCTTAATTTTTTATCAGAAATTGCTCCGCTTATAGCGTTTTTTATTGGCTATTTTTATGGCGGTAGCATGCAAAGTGCAACGTTATATATACTTATTACTTCAATTATTTGCGTTAGTTTGTGTTATTTTATAGAAGGCAAAGTTTCAAGATCATTATTAATATCTTCTGGAGTGTTATTAGTCTCAGCTAGTATAGTTTTGATCAGTGGTAACTCTATGTATATCAAGATCAAGCCAACTATTCTATATTTAATTTTTGGTGGGACATTTTTTATCAGTGCAGTAAGAAATAAGGCATTTATGAAATATATGTTTAATCATTTTATTCAACTTGAAGATAAAAATTGGAATATTTTAAGCTATAGAACCGCAGCTTTCCTCTTGTTCATGGCAGTATTAAATGAAATAATATGGCGTAATTTTGCAGAATCTACATGGGTTATATTTAAAATATTTGGAGCAATACCTATGATGTTCGTTTTCCTATTGCTACAAATACCTTTTATCTTAAAGAACAAACTGCCAGATTCAACAGATGACACGTGA
- a CDS encoding FTR1 family protein: MFKIALVVFRECLEIALLLGVILAVTKQLEKSRIYIIAGVMLGTVSAALFAFFTRTISISFSGMGDEIFNSGVILLTVVLIGWTIVWMQGYGIKIKRHLNDLSVKISSGDSSYIMLILIVAATILREGMEIILLVYSISSVEVIDANSYLLGLIIGMVSGLTLGIVIYLGFIKLANQQYIFRISSILLMLIASGFAAEAAGILTSSGIITILPDQLWDSSWLVSDNSIYGKFLNMITGYIAKPNGLQVIFYICTLGLINIFIQIKIRCTKN, encoded by the coding sequence ATGTTTAAAATAGCGTTAGTAGTATTTAGAGAATGTCTGGAAATAGCTTTGTTGCTTGGGGTAATACTTGCCGTAACAAAACAATTAGAAAAATCTAGAATTTATATAATTGCTGGAGTTATGCTTGGCACAGTATCTGCTGCATTATTCGCGTTCTTCACTCGCACTATATCCATATCATTTAGTGGTATGGGTGATGAGATATTCAATTCTGGAGTTATTTTACTAACAGTTGTGTTAATTGGTTGGACCATAGTATGGATGCAAGGTTATGGTATTAAGATAAAGCGACATCTTAATGATTTGTCTGTAAAGATTAGTAGCGGCGATAGTAGTTATATAATGCTAATATTGATTGTTGCAGCAACTATTCTTCGAGAAGGAATGGAAATTATTTTATTAGTTTACAGTATTTCCTCAGTTGAAGTAATTGACGCTAATAGTTATCTACTAGGGTTAATTATTGGTATGGTTAGCGGACTAACACTTGGTATTGTTATATATTTAGGTTTTATAAAATTAGCAAACCAACAATATATATTTCGTATATCTTCAATTTTACTAATGCTTATTGCCAGTGGCTTTGCAGCAGAAGCGGCTGGTATATTAACCTCTTCAGGAATTATTACTATTCTGCCCGACCAGCTTTGGGATAGCTCATGGCTAGTTTCTGATAACAGCATTTATGGTAAATTTCTAAATATGATTACTGGATATATTGCTAAGCCTAATGGCTTACAAGTCATTTTTTATATTTGTACTCTAGGATTAATTAATATCTTCATACAAATAAAAATCAGATGCACAAAAAACTAG
- a CDS encoding cupredoxin domain-containing protein, whose translation MKRKATIGLFIGVVLLLGIIIFIINNKVESENNVDNTMLEIVTVIKNHRFEPDVITVPSGKKIRFIIHNRDNTVEEFESHDLHREKIIMPNDSINIILAPLAPGKYDFFGDFHQETAQGVLIIN comes from the coding sequence ATGAAAAGAAAAGCTACCATTGGACTCTTTATAGGCGTTGTTCTATTATTAGGAATAATAATTTTTATAATTAATAATAAAGTTGAATCTGAAAATAATGTAGATAATACTATGTTAGAAATTGTAACAGTCATAAAAAACCATAGATTTGAGCCTGATGTTATTACAGTACCTAGTGGTAAGAAAATTCGTTTTATTATCCATAACCGAGATAATACTGTAGAGGAGTTTGAAAGTCATGATCTGCACCGCGAAAAGATCATTATGCCAAATGACTCTATAAATATAATACTTGCCCCTTTAGCTCCTGGTAAATATGATTTCTTCGGAGATTTTCACCAAGAGACGGCTCAAGGGGTTCTCATTATTAATTAA
- a CDS encoding lytic transglycosylase domain-containing protein: MLIILELLTSESMALIYDKDTFIKNTFTHLDNKEWQDCEKMAKASKDQALIKIVMSQQFLDQNYKKNNFASVIKFIQDNPHWPHINKLKERAEQYLNYDTDKTLIINWFNKNEPITPLGHKFYALAAKQLIKDQQKLAKIIKNGWIYGVFTAPEEKQYLTNFKNILREEEHVKKIDQYLWETDINSAKKYMHYVSNGYKQNFLAQISILNQSSDSEKLFQKLSEKYYTPALLFHYLDSKKKDIPTSKSITLFKKVKLDNIHSARWGRLQSYYAREFIDQKDFANSYKTITIPLAVSHEYIREAEWLSGWLALRFLDKPDLALSHFNKFMKLATKPLSISRGQYWLARTYQAKGDLKQANKFYNMAAKYSDRFYGQLANIELKTNHLILPQKPKSIKPNLENSEIIRAIKHLIKYGKYSLAFLYADTAIRKSSEPSEILLITKLISSYDNIFHMVEIARIACQYHVFIKDYAFPITHIKAVKTSPVEKALTYSIIRHESGFNQYTINDAKGHGLMQLEKAAACDTAESLNHQCNIKKLTTDPEYNIMLGSNYLKTLLQRFDGSYILTIASYNAGPNTISKWIDLFGDPRKLKNLWQVIDWIELIPYPHTRNYVQRVLENIQVYRTIINKNNNLKLKQDLLT; this comes from the coding sequence ATTTTAATCATTCTAGAACTATTAACATCAGAGTCAATGGCATTGATCTATGATAAAGATACTTTTATTAAAAACACTTTTACCCATCTAGACAACAAAGAATGGCAAGATTGTGAAAAGATGGCAAAAGCTTCAAAAGATCAAGCTTTAATCAAAATTGTCATGTCTCAACAGTTCTTAGACCAAAATTATAAAAAGAATAATTTTGCATCGGTAATAAAATTCATACAAGATAATCCCCACTGGCCACATATCAACAAACTAAAGGAGAGAGCTGAACAATATCTAAATTACGATACAGACAAAACTTTAATCATAAACTGGTTTAATAAAAACGAACCAATCACGCCTTTAGGTCATAAGTTCTACGCTTTAGCTGCTAAACAATTAATAAAAGATCAACAGAAATTAGCAAAAATTATAAAAAATGGTTGGATTTATGGCGTCTTTACTGCTCCAGAAGAAAAACAATATTTAACTAATTTCAAAAATATATTACGTGAAGAAGAGCATGTGAAAAAAATTGATCAATATTTATGGGAAACCGATATTAATAGTGCCAAAAAATATATGCACTATGTAAGTAATGGCTATAAACAAAATTTCCTTGCCCAAATTTCTATACTAAACCAGTCCAGTGACAGTGAAAAACTTTTTCAAAAACTATCAGAAAAATATTATACTCCTGCTTTATTATTTCACTATTTGGATTCCAAAAAAAAAGATATCCCCACCAGCAAAAGTATTACTCTATTTAAAAAAGTTAAGCTAGATAACATACATTCTGCCCGTTGGGGTCGCCTACAATCCTATTACGCCAGAGAATTTATTGACCAAAAAGATTTTGCCAATAGCTATAAAACAATTACTATACCTCTTGCTGTAAGCCATGAATATATCAGAGAAGCAGAGTGGCTTAGTGGTTGGCTTGCTCTTAGATTCTTAGATAAGCCTGACCTTGCTTTAAGTCATTTTAATAAATTTATGAAACTTGCAACAAAGCCATTAAGTATATCAAGGGGACAATATTGGCTAGCTAGAACATATCAAGCAAAAGGGGATTTAAAACAAGCAAATAAATTTTATAATATGGCGGCTAAATATTCTGATCGTTTTTATGGGCAGTTGGCAAATATTGAGCTTAAAACGAATCACTTAATTCTACCACAAAAACCTAAGTCCATTAAGCCTAATTTGGAAAATAGTGAAATTATTAGAGCCATAAAACATTTAATTAAATATGGTAAGTATAGTTTAGCTTTTTTATATGCTGATACGGCTATTAGAAAATCATCAGAGCCATCTGAAATTTTATTAATTACTAAGCTAATTAGTAGCTATGATAATATTTTCCATATGGTAGAAATAGCAAGAATCGCTTGTCAATATCATGTTTTTATTAAAGATTATGCTTTCCCTATCACGCATATAAAGGCAGTAAAAACCTCTCCTGTAGAGAAAGCTTTAACATATAGTATTATCAGACATGAATCGGGTTTTAATCAATACACCATTAATGACGCTAAAGGTCATGGGCTAATGCAACTTGAAAAAGCTGCTGCCTGTGATACTGCAGAATCTCTTAATCATCAATGTAACATTAAAAAACTAACCACTGATCCTGAATATAATATTATGCTAGGTAGCAATTATTTAAAAACACTGTTACAACGATTTGATGGGTCATATATTCTAACTATCGCATCTTATAACGCTGGTCCTAATACCATATCAAAGTGGATTGATCTATTTGGTGATCCACGAAAGCTAAAAAATTTATGGCAAGTAATTGATTGGATTGAGCTAATACCATATCCTCACACTAGGAATTATGTGCAGCGTGTGTTGGAAAATATACAAGTTTATAGGACTATAATTAATAAAAATAATAATTTAAAATTAAAACAAGATCTTTTAACTTAG